GATTGATTGAAAGGCAAATGCGGGGTTCTCTATCGGACGGGTTTGAAGCGAATTGTAATGGAAAGAAGGCTTGAAAGCGCGGTGGGTGAGGGGCGGGCCGATTATTTCTTTGCCGTTGTATGGAGGGTTGAAACGACTTTGACCCCTTTCGCATGGACTGCCTCGGAACTCCAGACATAACCGATGGCCCCTTCTGATTCTCGGACCGACTCGATTACCGCGGTGCTGTCGTCCCGCAATACCGGGGCGTTGGTCCCCTCCAGGAAAACCAAATGCATCCAATGCTTGGTATATTCTGATTTCGACATTCGAAGAATCTCTCCCAAGAAAACCTTCCGGATCTCCTGGTTTTCCGCCTGATCGATCGGTTTGAGTCTTTTCCCCGCGAGGAATTGAATTTTCCCGCGGTAGATTTCCCGCACGTCGTCGAGGGATATGGATGTAATATCAACCTGCCCGTTCACAATAATTGCGATGTCCTCCGCCCGGACCGGGGCTGCCCAGAAGATGGCGATGGAAGCCATCAGAAGCAGCGCTGACTTTAACATTCTCTCCCTCCTCTCAGAATGCGAATGACCACTGTACGGCGTATTCGGAGTGATTTTCTATTCCTCTTTCGTGAACTCTCCGCACCTCCGCTTTTAATGCTGTTTCAGCGGAAATATCATACCGCACTCCCACGAGGGCAATCCATCTATCGACGGCGGAAAGCGCCGCCATATACGGATCCCCGGCGCGTGTTGGGGTTGCTTCCTGAATGAGGCTCTGTTCAAAGCGAGTATAGGGAGTCAGAAAATCTATTAGAGTATATCCGAGCTGCACATAGTAAAATGTGTTTCTGCTGGTTCCCAGACCGGCCAGCTCATCTTTGTTATTTACCCAAAAGACTTCGGAGAGCAGTTCAAAAGGCTGCCCCTCTTGATCATAGATGAGAGCGGCATTCAATATTTGCTGTCTGACCTGGAGGACCCGGAGGCCGGTCGAGTCATACCCATCCACTTTACTAAAGCTCCCCGAGCCGATTATCTTGAGTGCGGTCATAAACCGCGGGCTGACCTGAAGGCGAAATGAGACCGCCTTATTCTTATTGTCATCCGTGGCATTGTTCGGGTCAAGTTCTACCCCCTCGGTCGCCCCGACATTCATAATTCTAGAGCCATTCCCGACCATCAGATCATATCCGAAAATGAGCGGTCCGAGCGAGTAGCGGCCTGCCGTCCAGACGCCGACCAGATGAACCGGAAAAAGACCCCCTTCATCTTCAAACTTAATGAAAAATGGGCGATCGATGGTGGTCTGCATCTGCTTTCCATGGTGGAAGGTAATATTCCAATAGCCCAGAGCATTGTGGACACGACCTGCCCGGATTTTGAGGGCATCGTTAAAAATATATCCGATCTGAAGCCGCTCGACGTCAACGCCTCCATCTTCCAGGGCCATCTCGGTCAGAATTTCAATATGGTCTGTCACGAGTTCCGAAACATAAAGATCGATCGCTCCCAATGAAAATGATCCGTTTTCATTCGGATCCCCCTTCAGCGTGCTCTTTAAAAAATCAACATCGGAGAAACCTTTGATTTCAAATCCATGTGCTACGGAAAGAGATAAGAATAGGAAGAACAGAATTCCCCATAGAGAAATAAATGGTCGGTACCGTCCGTGTGTTTGACTCATCTACCTTCTCCTCGCAGGATGGACTACACAAATGCGCGTCGTACTGCTCTTAATCCGCAAACTGTTATTATTTCAGGGCTTATCTTAGGACACTGATGAGATGAAAAGTCCGCTACAAGATACCACAAGGCCGTAATATGTCAATGACATTTTTTGGTCGTTCTCCGGAATGTAATTACACATCAGAATGAAATCTTTTCATCCGGATTGCGTTTCCGGATTGGAAGCACACGTTATGATTGGAAAAATTTATAAGCCCTATTTATACCGAAGAGGCATGACGCTTGCAGTTCTCCAGATCAAAATTCCCACAACCCTGTGGGATGTGATTGTAACCTTCTTCATGTAAAAAGAAAGACATCGTCATGGAACTACCGATACCGCACCGGTTTGGGCCCAAGGAAATATGCAGACGACTGAACCTCTCACATCGACAGTTGGATTACTGGGTTTTGATTGGGGTGGTCAGGCCCATTTTGGAGCCGCACGGGAAAAAAGTTTTTAAGAAATTTACCGATCAGGATTTTTATTTTCTGAGAGAGGTGAAAGCATTAACGGATGAAGGCTTTATCGTGAGCAAGGCCGCCGAAAAGGTTCGAGAGAATTGGTCTAGACGAATGGAGTCTCATGGCAAAGAAGGGACGGCCGAGTAAAAAAGGTGGCGCGAGTGTGTCGACGCCGGAATTGACTCAAGAAGACATTGAATTGCCTCCTCAGGAAACCTGCGCGGTGTCAGACGCCCCTCCGGCTTCCGACGCTTCGGAAGGGGCGTTGTCACCGACGGAAGACGGGAACCTTCCATCGTCTTCCATTAAAGATCAATCGGACGATACCCCCGAGGAGCCCTTTTTGGAAGATCCGGAAGAGGTTGAACTCCTCACCTTCAATCTTGCAGAAGAAGAATATGCAGTCGACATCAAGCTGGTTCAGGAAATTTCAAAAATGGCCGAAATGACCATGCTCCCACGGACCCCTGCTTATATTAAAGGCATTATTACCCTGAGAGGAAATGTGATTCCCGTTTTTGACATCCGTTCTAAGCTGGGTCTGCCTGCCTTTGTGAAAGGACCGAAGAGCCGGTTCATCATCTGCACAACGGAAAAGGGAAGGGCGGCCATGCTGGTCGACCAGGTAAATGATGTGGCTCGGCTGTTGAGGTATCGTCTGGAGCCGCCTCCCGCCGGCGTCGCCGCCAGTAGCAGCGGGTTCATCCGAAATATTGCCAGACATGGGGATCGCCTCCTCATTCTTCTAGAGACTGAAAAAGTATTGGAACTCGATCGTGTCGATGAGGAGTGATATGCAAGAGGCAGAAAAAATAAGTGTAAAACTGGGATTAAAGTTTAAGTTCATGCTCGTCATCAGTTTATTGCTCATGATGATCGGCTGCATCATCGGATTAACCCTGTTCGTCGGATTACAAAGATCTTTTGAGAGTCAACTGCAGAAGCGCGGTTTGGCATTGGCGAGCAGCGTAGCAAGCAATGGAAGTGCAGCGATTTCGACAGAAGACAAAGCCCTCCTAAAGCAGATGACCCTCGGCATCGTCGACGGATCGGAAACGGTCTATCTTGTTCTCATTAACAATGACGGTAAAGTCATTTTTAGTTCAGAGGAAAGTGAATCCGACCCAATTCACACCGACCCGCTCACGACTCAAGCCGTTAAGACGGCCGAGCCCACGGTCTATCGGTATCGGAATCATTCCGGAAACTATCTCGATGTCGTCGCACCGGTCATCTTAAATCCGATGAGATCGGAGGGGGGGAAACGGGTGGGATCGGTCCGACTCGGGCTTTCCTTGAAGAATATCGAAGCCGAATCGGGGCGTCTTCTGACGATTATCCTCCCGGTGATCGCATTGCTCGTCGGCATCGGCATCGTCATTTCTCTGTTTTTTGCCCAGATTATTATCGGTCCGCTAGAGCAGATGAGTGCGATTGCTGTTCAAATTGCAGAAGGGAACTTTCAGCAATCGATCGAGATCAAAACGAACGATGAAGTCGGTATTCTGGCAGCGGCCTTGTCCAAAATGTCGGTCGGTCTGAAAGGAATGATCAAGAAAATTCAGGATGCCTCTCAACAGGTGGCGACCGTCTCCGACAAAATCATGCTGAATGCAAAAAGGATCAATGAAGGAGCCAACCACCAGGCCAAGGCGGCGGAGAAGACCTCCTCATCTATTGAAGAGATGAACGCCTCCGTCAAAAGCATCTCTGAGAATATCGACGGACTGTCCGCCTCTGCGGAGGCGACCTCTTCGTCATTAATCCAGATGAGTACCGCGATCAGTCAGGTTGCCACCAGCACGGTGACCCTATCGGGCTCCGTAGAGGACACCGCTTCGTCTCTTCTTCAAATGTCGGGATCGATCAAGCAGGTCGTCGAACACGTTGATGCGTTGTCGATGAATGCCGAGGCCACGACCGCTTCCATTAATGAGGTCAACGCCTCGATTCGCGAGGTGGAGAAGAATGCAAAAGAGTCTGCCCTGATGACAGAGAAGGTGAGCCAAGATGCCGCCGAACTTGGGATGGGCGCGATTGAGAAGACCATCGAGGGGATGGAGAAGATTAAAAGAACGGTGGAAAAATCTGAGAACGTCATCAAAAAACTGGATGAAAGAACAGAGCACATCGGGAAAATCCTGACCGTTATTGATGAGGTGACGCGACAGACGAACCTTCTTGCATTAAATGCGGCTATTTTAGCCGCTCAGGCCGGTGAGCAAGGGAAAGGATTTGCAGTCGTTGCAGATGAAATCAAAAATTTGGCCGACCGGACCGCCTCGTCGACAAAAGAGATTGCGCAACTGATCGTCGATGTACAGACGGAGGCGAAAGATGCGGTTGTTTCAATCAACGAAGGGGCCCTGAGTGTAGAGGAGGGGGTCCGCCTTTCGGTCAATGCGCGCGAATCGCTGAACAAAATTCTCGAGACGTCGAAACAGTCGTCATCGATGTCCCGACAGATTGAAAAAGCCACGTATGAGCAGGTTCAAGCAATTAATCAGGTCAGCCAAGCGATGGAAAAGATGAATGTCATGGTTCAACAAATTAACCGGGCCATGCAGGAACAGATGGAGGGGATCGAACATATTACCGAGGCATCCGAGAAGATGCGGGTCATCACCCGACAGGTAAAAAGCTCGACGGAAGAGCAAGCCAATGGAAGCAAGCAGATCAGTGATGCGGTTGAGGATGTCACCCTCCGAATCCAGCAGATCGGCCGTGGCATGAGCGAGCACAAAAAAGGGAGCGAAGTCATTGTCAAATCGATCCTGGAGATTCACCAGATCACGCAGGTCAGCATGCAGATGGCGCTCCAAATGAGAGATGCCGTCGAGGGCCTGATTACTCAGGCCAACGGGCTCAAAGATGAGATTGATCGGTTTAAGGTGTAACGGAATCCGATGAGTTCCTTTAAAGGGATCGAAAATAAAAATGAGCCGTCCGCCACCCAGAGAAGAATCGTCCATTTTTTTGTCGCCGGAGAGGAATATGGGGTGCCGATCGAATCGGTTAAAGAGATCATTTATGCAAAATCGATTCGGCCTTTGCCGGGCGCCGCAAATGGGATAGAAGGAATCATCGATTTGAGAGGTCGGGTCGTTCCTGTAATCGATTTGCGAAAAAAACTGAAGGCTTCTTCCGCCGCCGAATCGGCGCAACATATCTTAATCCTGGATGTGCGTCGGCAAAAGATCGGGTTGCTTGTCGACCGGGTGGTCCAGGTGATGGTGATCGGCGAAGAGATCCAAAGCGTTGAAGCCATTTTGGATAAAAATGCTCCCTACATCAAGGGGGTTTATCGGATGAATACCCAGCTGATTGTATTGCTCGGTCTCGAACAGCTCTGGACGGAAATGGAACTATCTCAGATCGAATCGGCCCTCAGCCGGGGCTGAATCGAACTGAGAATTATTCTTCCCAAAACACGAGAGAAAAATGAAACAGTTGAGAGTCTATTTCGCGAATCACCTGCAGGCAAAGATCCTGGCGATCATCTTGACCTTTTTGCTGTGTGGATTTGGATTTCTCTATTATCTTCTCTCGGAGCGAATCGAGAAATATGCGATCTCACAATCGCACGATAAATCCGAAATGCTCGCATCGTCGATTCATCGAACGCTGGACCGAAGCATGGTCAACTTCAGAGCCGATATCGCAAGACACATCATCCAAGACTTAAAAGATATTCCAGGCATGGTCCGAATTCAAATCATACGGGGAAAAACCGGAAATGGCACCCAGGAAGCCTTTCAAGATTTCACGACATTGGAGGATGTGAAGACAAGGGTTCCGGGAGGTCTTCGTCCGGAATGGATCGGCAATCACCCGAATAAAGAGCATAATTTGGCGGACGGCGTGACCACGACCGAATTCCGGACCGCGTTCCGCGAGTATCAGCAGGATCCGACGCGCCCCGACACCTATTACTTCGAGAAAATCGGCGACCAAAATGTGATGACCTACTTAAAGGCCCTTCCCAATTTTGACCGTTGTTTTCTTTGCCATAACTCGGACCATAAGCTTCGCGGCGTTTTGATGATTTCCACCTCAATCGATGGAACCTATCAAGACATCCGGGAGCAAAAGAGGAATCTCTTCATCATTTCGATGGCCACCCTCTTAACCACCGGATTCTTGCTGAAGTTCTCGATGGGGCGGCTCGCGATGAAGCCGCTGATTAAGGTGTCGGAGCGAATTCAAGATATTGCAGGGGGTGAGGGGGATCTTTCGAAAAGATTGGAGGTGAAAAGCAGTGATGAAATTGGAAAGCTCGCGGGCGGGTTCAACCTGTTTGCTGAAAAGCTCGCAAACCTGATCTCCCAGATCTTGGGAGCGGCGCGAAAGGTCTCATCCACCTCCAGCGGCGTTTTACAAGGAAGCCGAGAAATCATGCAAGGGGCGGAGATTCAAATCAATGCCACGGAGGCCACCTCCGTCTCGATTGAGCAGATGAACAGCAGCATTCGCAACGTCGCGGAAACAAGCGAGAGCTTGGCGGGCATCTCCAAAGAGAGTGCCGAAGCGATCCAACAGATGAGCGTTGCGATGGATGAAATTGCAAAGAATATGACGGTCCTTAATTTGTCGGTGGAAGAGACCTCCTCTTCAATTCTATGGATGTCCTCTTCCGTAAAAAAGATCGACGAGAATGTGGAGACGCTGCTGGGAGAAGCCGAGACGACCTCCTCGGCGATGATCCAGATGGACCAGTCGCTCAAGGAGATGCGGGACAGTATTCATCAAACAGTCGACCTCTCGAATCAAGTGAGCGTGAATGCCGACACCGGAAAGAGAACCGTTGAGATGACGATGGAGGGGATGGCACGAATTAAGGAATACTCCATGGAAGTATTTGAAGTCATCCGCAATCTCCAGAAACAAACTGAGAACATCGGTCGGTTCCTCAGCGTCATCGATGAGGTTGCGGAGCAGACCAACCTTTTGGCATTGAATGCGGCGATTATCGCGGCGCAGGCGGGAGAGCATGGAAAGGGATTCGGCGTGGTCGCAAACGAGATCAAGGAACTCTCCGACCGGACCGCCTCTTCCACGCATGAGATCCATGAAATTATCAAAGCGCTGCAATCCGAAGGGAAAGTGGCCGTTCAGGCGATCGAGGTCGGAACGACTCGCGTCGAAGAAGGGGTTCAGTTTTCGAAATCGGCCCATGAAGCCCTCGGCAAGATTGTCGAGAGCATCAGCCATTCCACGCATCGGGTGAATTTCGTGGCCAATACGATGGAAGAGCAATCGAAGGCTGTCAAGCGGGTAACCACCTCGATGGAACGGGTCAACCAGATGGTGCATCAAATTGCGAGAGCGACCAATGAGCAGAGCAAGGGATCTGAAAAAATCATTGAAGTCACCCATAAGATGAAATCGATCACGCAAGGATTGCAATCGGTCTTATTGAGTCATTCGAAAGGGATGAAAAAAGTCCGAGAAACGGTGGAGGAGGTCTCTCGCCTGGCCCAGGAGATTGCCAATTCGACCTTTGATCAGAAAGGGCAAAGCGAAGAGATTATGCATGCGGTCGATCAGATTAAAAAGGTGACGCACGAAAATGTCGACACGGTCGGCAAGGTTGGTTTTGCGGTCGAAGAGTTGATGCAGCAGGCCCAACAGTTGGAAGCGGAGATTTCAAGGTTTAAGCTCTAGCGCAGAAAGATCGATACTGATTTCGAAAAGGAATTTCTAAGCGGGACTTCCGGGGAGAATCACCGCTCTCCCGGAATTCCGTTGGTGAGAAGGAGTAGGGAATGACTATACTTTGTCCGAAGTGTCAATTAAAGCTGACCATTGATATGAAGCATCTCGACGATGATACGGCGCTCGTCTGCATCGGGTGTCGCTCCATATTAAAGGCGAGATTGGAGATCGATATCCTGGCAGAGCCCAAGGAAGCCTTGCCGACTAGGAAATCGCCCCCTTCGGTGGAACGGTCCGGTTCTTTGGCGGAGCGGTCCATCCCTCCCGCCGCCGAGAGATCCATTCCTCCTCCTGCTCTGGAGAGATCCCTTCCCCCGGAGAGGTTGTCCAGAGAGGAGACCTCTCAAAACGGGGTCGTTTCTTCAACGGGTGATCCCCGAAAAGTGGTCGTGGCGATTGATGGCGAAGGGACCAAAGAGTTGGTCCGTGAGATTCTCGCCAGCGCGTCCTTCAATATGATCGAAGCGAATTCAGGAAAGGAGATCCTCTCGTTATTGAATCGTCATCATCCTGCAGTGGCCCTGATCGATATCGGCCTTCCGGATGGTCTTGGAAGCGACTTTTGTAATTTGATCAAGAAAGATTCGCGGTTGAAGGGAACGATCGTAATTCTGCTGGCGTCTATCTATGACAAGAACAATAAATATCGTCGGGAACCGAGCTCTCTTTTCGGGGCGGATGATTATATCGAGCGGCACAATGTTGAGAAGGACCTTCTGGTCCAAATTAAAAAACATCTGAATCGGATGGGTGGCCGGCCGATCTTGGCGACCGCTGAGCCGCTCGAAATGGAGCCGACCGCCGATCCTCTCATGGAGAAAGAGACTTCCTTTACCCCTTCTAAACCGGCCATTGAAGATCGGGAAAGTACATTTGATTTAGAGCAAACATCCGATTCGGTGACGGAAGAGAGCTTTTCCCCTCCCCCGGTAGAGGCGCCTCCGCCGGTGAAGGAACCCAAAGAGGTTGAGGATGCCCGACGGCTGGCACGCATTATCGTTTCGGACATCGTGTTGTACAACAAAAAGAAGGTCGAGGAGGGACTCCGGTCCGATCGATTTTTTGAATTACTCAAAGAAGAGATTGAGGAAGGGAGGAAACACTATCACTCCCGGGTTGCGGAGGAACTAGAGAGAAGAGACGATTTTTATAAAGAAGCTTTTGATGATTTTATTCTGAAGAAGAAGGGAGCGCCTTCCTGACCCTTGTCGATCAGATCGGGCATCGATGAAATCGATTCAAGAAGAAATAGCGAACTTGAAGAGCGACCAGGTTGAAACCCGGCTCTGCGCCCTAAACGCGTTGGCCGGACTCCCGGCCGGGGGCGCGATTGATTATGCCATTGCTGCCTTGTCAGATGGAGAGTGGCGGGTTCGGAAAGCAGCAGTGACCATCTTGGCGGAGCAGGTCGACCGGAATCGGATTGTCGGTCAGCTGATCGACCGGCTCGGCCAGGAGAAGCAGGCCGATGAGAAAGGCATCGGCGAGAAAAATATCGGAATGAGAAATGCCGTGGTCGAAGTCTTTATTCAAATCGGCAATGCGGCCGTGCAGCCGCTGCTTCTGTCTCTGACCGGGGCTGATGCCGATATCCGGAAATTGATCATCGACACGCTCGGAGAAATCGGGGATAAGCGGTCGGTGCCCGACCTGATGAAATTTCTCGCGGACGAAAATGAAAATGTGGCGGCATCGGCCGTGGAGGCGTTGGGAAAGTTAAGAGATCCCGCCGCGGTGCTGCCGCTGGTGGAGATATTAAAAAAGGATAACCCTCTCCTCGTTTTCTCGGCAATGCGGGCGCTTCAACAGATCAGGGATATCCGGGCGGTCGAACCGCTTATCGAGATTTCAAGTAAACAGATCTACCGGAAGGGTGCGCTGGCGGCCTTAGGCGCTCTCGGCAATATGGAAGCGGTCCTTACCATCCTTTCGGCGCTCCAATCGGGGCCAAAGGGAACCCGGTACGCGGCCCTTAAGGCGCTTATCGCCTTGGCAGGAAGGCAATCGGAGGCCGATCGGATTCGCATTCAAAAGGCGACCCGGAAAATCTATGGCGAAGAGATCTATTCTCTATTAATGGGAACCCTTCAAGACCCAGATCCATCTTTGCAACGGGCGGGAATCTGCGTGC
This DNA window, taken from Candidatus Manganitrophaceae bacterium, encodes the following:
- a CDS encoding HAMP domain-containing protein, whose translation is MQEAEKISVKLGLKFKFMLVISLLLMMIGCIIGLTLFVGLQRSFESQLQKRGLALASSVASNGSAAISTEDKALLKQMTLGIVDGSETVYLVLINNDGKVIFSSEESESDPIHTDPLTTQAVKTAEPTVYRYRNHSGNYLDVVAPVILNPMRSEGGKRVGSVRLGLSLKNIEAESGRLLTIILPVIALLVGIGIVISLFFAQIIIGPLEQMSAIAVQIAEGNFQQSIEIKTNDEVGILAAALSKMSVGLKGMIKKIQDASQQVATVSDKIMLNAKRINEGANHQAKAAEKTSSSIEEMNASVKSISENIDGLSASAEATSSSLIQMSTAISQVATSTVTLSGSVEDTASSLLQMSGSIKQVVEHVDALSMNAEATTASINEVNASIREVEKNAKESALMTEKVSQDAAELGMGAIEKTIEGMEKIKRTVEKSENVIKKLDERTEHIGKILTVIDEVTRQTNLLALNAAILAAQAGEQGKGFAVVADEIKNLADRTASSTKEIAQLIVDVQTEAKDAVVSINEGALSVEEGVRLSVNARESLNKILETSKQSSSMSRQIEKATYEQVQAINQVSQAMEKMNVMVQQINRAMQEQMEGIEHITEASEKMRVITRQVKSSTEEQANGSKQISDAVEDVTLRIQQIGRGMSEHKKGSEVIVKSILEIHQITQVSMQMALQMRDAVEGLITQANGLKDEIDRFKV
- a CDS encoding purine-binding chemotaxis protein CheW, which produces MSDAPPASDASEGALSPTEDGNLPSSSIKDQSDDTPEEPFLEDPEEVELLTFNLAEEEYAVDIKLVQEISKMAEMTMLPRTPAYIKGIITLRGNVIPVFDIRSKLGLPAFVKGPKSRFIICTTEKGRAAMLVDQVNDVARLLRYRLEPPPAGVAASSSGFIRNIARHGDRLLILLETEKVLELDRVDEE
- a CDS encoding chemotaxis protein CheW; the protein is MSSFKGIENKNEPSATQRRIVHFFVAGEEYGVPIESVKEIIYAKSIRPLPGAANGIEGIIDLRGRVVPVIDLRKKLKASSAAESAQHILILDVRRQKIGLLVDRVVQVMVIGEEIQSVEAILDKNAPYIKGVYRMNTQLIVLLGLEQLWTEMELSQIESALSRG
- a CDS encoding response regulator, with product MTILCPKCQLKLTIDMKHLDDDTALVCIGCRSILKARLEIDILAEPKEALPTRKSPPSVERSGSLAERSIPPAAERSIPPPALERSLPPERLSREETSQNGVVSSTGDPRKVVVAIDGEGTKELVREILASASFNMIEANSGKEILSLLNRHHPAVALIDIGLPDGLGSDFCNLIKKDSRLKGTIVILLASIYDKNNKYRREPSSLFGADDYIERHNVEKDLLVQIKKHLNRMGGRPILATAEPLEMEPTADPLMEKETSFTPSKPAIEDRESTFDLEQTSDSVTEESFSPPPVEAPPPVKEPKEVEDARRLARIIVSDIVLYNKKKVEEGLRSDRFFELLKEEIEEGRKHYHSRVAEELERRDDFYKEAFDDFILKKKGAPS
- a CDS encoding MerR family transcriptional regulator — its product is MELPIPHRFGPKEICRRLNLSHRQLDYWVLIGVVRPILEPHGKKVFKKFTDQDFYFLREVKALTDEGFIVSKAAEKVRENWSRRMESHGKEGTAE
- a CDS encoding methyl-accepting chemotaxis protein, whose product is MKQLRVYFANHLQAKILAIILTFLLCGFGFLYYLLSERIEKYAISQSHDKSEMLASSIHRTLDRSMVNFRADIARHIIQDLKDIPGMVRIQIIRGKTGNGTQEAFQDFTTLEDVKTRVPGGLRPEWIGNHPNKEHNLADGVTTTEFRTAFREYQQDPTRPDTYYFEKIGDQNVMTYLKALPNFDRCFLCHNSDHKLRGVLMISTSIDGTYQDIREQKRNLFIISMATLLTTGFLLKFSMGRLAMKPLIKVSERIQDIAGGEGDLSKRLEVKSSDEIGKLAGGFNLFAEKLANLISQILGAARKVSSTSSGVLQGSREIMQGAEIQINATEATSVSIEQMNSSIRNVAETSESLAGISKESAEAIQQMSVAMDEIAKNMTVLNLSVEETSSSILWMSSSVKKIDENVETLLGEAETTSSAMIQMDQSLKEMRDSIHQTVDLSNQVSVNADTGKRTVEMTMEGMARIKEYSMEVFEVIRNLQKQTENIGRFLSVIDEVAEQTNLLALNAAIIAAQAGEHGKGFGVVANEIKELSDRTASSTHEIHEIIKALQSEGKVAVQAIEVGTTRVEEGVQFSKSAHEALGKIVESISHSTHRVNFVANTMEEQSKAVKRVTTSMERVNQMVHQIARATNEQSKGSEKIIEVTHKMKSITQGLQSVLLSHSKGMKKVRETVEEVSRLAQEIANSTFDQKGQSEEIMHAVDQIKKVTHENVDTVGKVGFAVEELMQQAQQLEAEISRFKL